Within Nitrospirota bacterium, the genomic segment GTTCGTGACGTTTATAGCGCTGATCCTGTCTGCAGGCATCGGCATTCTGCTCGCCACCAGCATATCGAACCCCCTGGGGCACATGGTCAAGATCATCCGGGACCTCGAGAAGGGGAACCTGAGAGTGCAGTCCAACCTGCTTTCGAACGACGAGATCGGGGTGCTGGCGGAAAGCTTCGACAAGATGGCCCTGCAGCTGGAGAAGAACAGGACCGAGCTCGAGGACCTGAACCGGAACCTTGAGTTCCGCGTGGCTGAAAAAACGGACAACCTGACGCGGGCCTACGAGCGGCTGCAGCTCTCGAACCGGAACCTCGCCGTGGCCAACCGTGAGCTGGAAGAGGTCAACAAGAAATTGAAGGAGATCGACAAGGTGAAGTCGGACTTCATCTCCATCGTTTCCCATGAGCTGCGGACGCCGCTCACCTCCATCAAGGCCTTCACGGAGCTGATCCAGATGAAGCCCAAAATGACACCTGAGAAGCGGGACAAACTGCTCGGGATCATCAACAGCGAGACGGACCGGCTGGCCCGTCTGATCACCGACATCCTCGACCTGACCAAGATCGAGGCCGGCAAGCTGAGCTGGCATATCACGCGGGTGTCCCTGAACGACATCGTCCAGACCTCGGTCGCCAGCCTGCAGTCCCTGGCGGACAACAAGAGCCTGCAGGTCAAGGCAAACATCCCCGATACGCTTCCGCTCCTTTTCGGCGACCGGGACCGGCTGATCCAGGTCATCACCAACATCCTGTCCAACGCGATCAAATTCACGCCCCAGCGCGGCCGGATAACGGTCGCTGCCCGGATGGAGAACGAATCAGCGCCCCGCGTCGTGGTTGCCGTGACGGACACCGGCATCGGGATCCCGCCGGGAGACCTGGAGCTGATTTTCGAGAAGTTCCGCAGGTCCGGGGACATTCTGACGAACAACAACCAGGGAACGGGCCTTGGCCTCGCCATCACGCGTCAGATCGTGGAATACCACGGCGGAACGATCTGGGCCGAGAGCACCC encodes:
- a CDS encoding ATP-binding protein, whose product is MRLNVSQKIAYGDMVITAFIFSTLIPYVIYSMSFSTVHLVHYLNVTMLILSPLGLASLFYFIDRWECRPIEMLSFYLERRLDPPHDVMAAARIRTLNLPLLHSVSILVRFELITLLDCLYMGTIGGLPLRDNIRLGLYAGLGLCIFPIFSFFLTERFLYPVRQILAEKTRTVHIDESKIIQINTRTRVLSILLASVIAPVLALGALVYHRVGKELLVRIPDQIQPIMSQLSGVILFVTFIALILSAGIGILLATSISNPLGHMVKIIRDLEKGNLRVQSNLLSNDEIGVLAESFDKMALQLEKNRTELEDLNRNLEFRVAEKTDNLTRAYERLQLSNRNLAVANRELEEVNKKLKEIDKVKSDFISIVSHELRTPLTSIKAFTELIQMKPKMTPEKRDKLLGIINSETDRLARLITDILDLTKIEAGKLSWHITRVSLNDIVQTSVASLQSLADNKSLQVKANIPDTLPLLFGDRDRLIQVITNILSNAIKFTPQRGRITVAARMENESAPRVVVAVTDTGIGIPPGDLELIFEKFRRSGDILTNNNQGTGLGLAITRQIVEYHGGTIWAESTLGQGSTFTFTLPLTKEWHTEGEQQSLVASL